ccctagTTTATATCtcaaatatgatataattaattacattataaagctaatttacataatataatacTCCATGTGTTCCTAAATGATGCaagtttatatgttttttacacatattaaattttggttattaaatctattattttatgtttatcaaTTTCCAATTATTTTACACCAAcaagatttcaaaaaatatttttttgaagtttgtaaTCTATCATTattaaccaataaaacatatttagtaaacataaaacatatttagtaaaaataaaacatatatttttgaaataatattttttaagaacatTTATCTCTTAGAAACAGAAACAGAGCGAGTATATATGGAATGGAATcgtgattaaataaataatatttcatattaaaaatttgataaaagctATCTTTATTCTTTTATGGAACGTTATTAGTTAAAAGcttctttaatttataatagTAATCAACATTAGTATCTTGACCAAAGAAAAAGCAATAAACGTTACTATAAAACCATGAAGAACGATGAGATGTATTGTAACAGCTCACGATCATCAtctttaaaaaaaggaaaaacagctcacgatcaaaatcaaaaacaaaattattttgtgaAGCGGACCTTTTGAGGTATCATCGATGGCGAAGAAAGCAGTATTGATCGGAATCAACTACCCTGGAACCAAGGCGGAGCTACGAGGCTGCGTCAACGATGTTAAGAGGATGCACAAGTGCCTAGTCGATCGGTTCGGTTTCTCCGAGAGAAACATCACTGAGCTGATCGATACCGACAACTCTTCCACCAAACCTACAGGCAAGAACATCAGACGTGCGTTGTTGAATCTAGTTGAGTCGGCTAGATCTGGCGATGTTCTCGTTGTTCATTACAGTGGACATGGGACGAGGTTGCCGGCTGAGACAGGGGAAGATGATGATACTGGTTATGATGAGTGTATTGTTCCTTGCGATATGAATCTCATTACCGGTAAGTGACGAAACTAGTTTGTTGTTGACTTTGACTCTGTTCTGTCTTGGTCGAATAGAACCTTTGTTTACCCATTTTTTTTCGAAtagaacctttttttttttttgggcaaccgAATAGAACCTTTTATTACCACTTTGATCGGTTATAAGTTGAGAAATGGTTTTGCTTCATGAAAATTATCTTTCTTGAGATCGAAGTATTCTCGAATTTATCAGAAGATGATTAAATGAATAaattgtttagggtttcagATTCAATCTCAGGTTGGAATCTGGATGAACTGAAGCATggtattgatatttttatttggttaaaagtcaaatacaaaataaaaattacatagtATGAATCTCGCCCTAAGTAATGTACCAATTAAAGATTCAGAATCTCcaagtaattaaaaaaatcaaatgcaaTTTCTCATCAATTTTTCCTTCAGCTCAAGAAAATATTTTGCATATAGCTTCAGATTCACTCTTTTTCATATGAATATTCTTATTGGTGATTCCGTTCTCAGATGATGAGTTCAGGGAGCTTGTGGAGAAGGTGCCAAAAGATGCACAGATTACAATCATCTCAGACTCTTGTCACAGTGGTGGTCTCATTGATGAAGCTAAGGAGCAGATAGGAGAGAGCACAAAGAAGGATAAGAAAGATAAAAATGATAAGAAggataaaaaggataagaaaGATAAGAAGAAGTCAAAGAAAGACTCTGGAACCTCTTCAAGATTTGGAGTCAAAGACTTGGTCATTGAGGCTGTAGAAGAAGCATTTGAATCTAAAGGGATCCACATTCCTCATCacagagatgagaaacaagaaGCCAAGGTTAAAGAGGTTGAACTAGACAATGATGAAAAAGTCCATGTTGTGAACAAATCTCTTCCTCTACAAACCCTAATCGATATCCTCAAGCACGACACCGGGAACAATGATATCGAAGTTGGCAAAATCAGACCAACACTTTTCAATGTGTTTGGAGAAGATGCTTCTCCAAAGGTGAAGAAGTTCATGAAAGTGCTTCTAACGAAGCTACAAGAAGGTAAAAGTGAAGGTGGAATATTGGGAATGGTTGGGAAACTAGCTCAAGAGTTTCTTGAACACAAGCTGAACAATGATGAAGAGTATGCGAAGCCTGCGATGAAGACACATGTGGAGAGAAAGCAAGATGTCTATGCAGGTGCAAGCAATGGTTCTCTTGCGGATAATGGTATTCTAATAAGTGGTTGTCAAACCGATCAAACATCTGCAGATGCGAGTCCTGTGGGGAAACCTGAACTGGCTTATGGAGCATTTAGTAATGCTGTGCAGATCATACTTGGGGAGACAAAAGGTGAGATTACATACAAGGAACTTGTTATGAAAGCAAGAAAGCTTCTTAAGAAACAGGGCTATGCTCAACGACCGGGGCTGTATTGTAGCGATAAGTATGTGAATGCTCCGTTTATTTGTTAAGGGTTGGTACTCAACAAAGTATGTGGAGTTACGTGTTGAATAAGTTATGTGATTTCTTTGTTGTTATGTTATTGTAACTTTGATTTGAATGTCAAGCGTTCATTGTCCATTggttcttttaatttttttacctatttttattaaattctcAAATATTATTTCTGAGAACTGTGCTTGCTgagaaaaatattcttttttttcttaactttgtATGTTTTGGACatgcatatatcatatatgtccACTAAGGAAACGTTTAAGACCAAAGCAgaggaagtttttttttttttttgacgaaacCAAAGCAGAGGAAGTTTcttgttagataatataatcttaCATCTTCTTGCCAATTTACCATGTGATATACACAAGCCTGATACTaagagtaagaaaaaaaatattaagccTAAAGTTCAGAATTATCAAAGAATTGATAAAATAACTAAGACGGTCTTGCCAATCTTTATTTCCCTTTAatttaacaataaataaataaacggCATGGAGGAACTTGGTTGCAGAGCTTGGAGGGTTGGACTTGGTGTATGTCTTCTGATAGGTTCCATACCTTAGACGTTCCCGAAGAAGAAGTTAATATGGCCATTGACTATAAAGTGACGTGGTGGCAGGGAGAGGCAAAGACTCGGTCTCTGTTTGAGGCTTTGCCGTTGAAGCTTTTCTCTTCTATATAACGTAGTCCTCCTTATTACGAGTTCTTCATGTTGAATGATGTTGTAAGTGTGAGACGCCATGAGTCTCCCTTCATCACGATCGCCATGAGATCGTGATTGAATCTTCAGACACGGATCGCCATGAGGTCATGATCTGAGATTCACTTATTCAGCTTATCCTTTTATCCTTTTGTTTGTAAACGTTGGTTTTGGTTTCAATAAGATCGAGAGTTCTTTACATATTCGAGATTGATTGTGTTGATACGAGAGTTCCGAGTTACGAacttatcatcttcttcttacaAATAGGACAGGAAATACTGTTTTTGTCTCAATCATCTATCTCCTGAACCCATGCTAAATCTGCAAGAAAACAAAGCGACACTAATCAATCGCCAAAGTAATCATTCAAGATATACTCAAGATGGAAACTACATGAGAAAAGTTTTTGTGATAATACCTTGTAATACAGTTTTTACAGCTGCATTTGGGATAGAGAGTCCCACTATTCTCTGATTATCCGTTGT
The DNA window shown above is from Brassica napus cultivar Da-Ae unplaced genomic scaffold, Da-Ae ScsIHWf_1425;HRSCAF=2013, whole genome shotgun sequence and carries:
- the LOC106381519 gene encoding metacaspase-5, which codes for MAKKAVLIGINYPGTKAELRGCVNDVKRMHKCLVDRFGFSERNITELIDTDNSSTKPTGKNIRRALLNLVESARSGDVLVVHYSGHGTRLPAETGEDDDTGYDECIVPCDMNLITDDEFRELVEKVPKDAQITIISDSCHSGGLIDEAKEQIGESTKKDKKDKNDKKDKKDKKDKKKSKKDSGTSSRFGVKDLVIEAVEEAFESKGIHIPHHRDEKQEAKVKEVELDNDEKVHVVNKSLPLQTLIDILKHDTGNNDIEVGKIRPTLFNVFGEDASPKVKKFMKVLLTKLQEGKSEGGILGMVGKLAQEFLEHKLNNDEEYAKPAMKTHVERKQDVYAGASNGSLADNGILISGCQTDQTSADASPVGKPELAYGAFSNAVQIILGETKGEITYKELVMKARKLLKKQGYAQRPGLYCSDKYVNAPFIC